A single genomic interval of Celeribacter indicus harbors:
- a CDS encoding HlyD family secretion protein, protein MKQDRQSAEDAEPVAAETVTQTGSGAPDSPQVPKRRRKAILGALGLVVVLAGAVFGYGWWTTGRFMVETDDAYVQADITEISSRVQGYVTGLGITANQHVQAGDVLVRLDDGDYRLALETARSRYESAGDTLVRIDAQIEAAQAAVAQAEAGRDAARAQLTNAGTSLDRARNLAERNVTAQSTLDAATAAHDTARANLASADAAITSAEAQIAVLRAQRAEAEGTQRQLAIAVRQAESDLDKTVLRATADGIVANIAVERGDLVQPGARLAALVPDDGLYIEANFKETQMDGVRPGAEVHLSFDALPGRDFEATVASAAPATGSIFSLLPAENATGNFTKIVQRVPVRIEVPQDALETGQLRAGLSVIVEVDSRTGTAPGHGTEAPAHQIAATAE, encoded by the coding sequence ATGAAGCAGGACCGCCAGAGCGCGGAGGACGCAGAGCCCGTCGCCGCCGAGACCGTGACGCAGACCGGCTCCGGGGCGCCGGACAGTCCGCAGGTGCCGAAGCGCCGCCGCAAGGCGATCCTGGGCGCGCTCGGACTTGTCGTGGTTCTGGCGGGCGCGGTCTTCGGCTATGGCTGGTGGACCACCGGACGCTTCATGGTCGAAACCGACGACGCCTATGTGCAGGCGGACATCACCGAGATCTCGAGCCGGGTGCAGGGCTATGTGACCGGGCTCGGCATCACCGCCAACCAGCATGTGCAGGCGGGCGACGTGCTTGTGCGGCTCGACGACGGCGACTACCGCCTCGCCCTCGAAACCGCCCGGAGCCGGTATGAAAGCGCGGGCGACACGCTCGTGCGGATCGACGCCCAGATCGAGGCGGCGCAGGCCGCGGTGGCGCAGGCCGAAGCCGGGCGCGATGCCGCCAGGGCACAGCTGACGAATGCCGGCACGAGCCTCGACCGCGCCCGCAACCTCGCCGAACGGAACGTGACCGCGCAGAGCACCCTCGACGCCGCGACCGCCGCCCATGACACCGCGCGCGCCAATCTCGCGAGCGCGGACGCCGCGATCACCAGCGCCGAAGCGCAGATCGCCGTGCTGCGGGCCCAGCGGGCCGAAGCCGAGGGCACGCAGCGCCAGCTCGCCATCGCCGTGCGCCAGGCGGAAAGCGACCTCGACAAGACGGTGCTGCGCGCGACCGCCGACGGGATCGTCGCCAATATCGCGGTGGAACGCGGCGACCTCGTGCAGCCGGGCGCGCGCCTCGCCGCGCTGGTGCCGGACGACGGTCTCTATATCGAGGCGAATTTCAAGGAGACGCAGATGGACGGCGTCAGGCCGGGCGCCGAGGTGCACCTGTCCTTCGACGCCCTGCCGGGCCGTGACTTCGAGGCGACGGTCGCCTCCGCCGCCCCGGCGACGGGATCGATCTTCTCGCTGCTGCCCGCCGAGAACGCCACCGGCAACTTCACGAAGATCGTCCAGCGCGTGCCGGTGCGCATCGAGGTGCCCCAGGACGCCCTCGAAACGGGCCAGCTCCGTGCGGGACTTTCGGTGATCGTGGAGGTGGACAGCCGCACGGGCACCGCCCCCGGCCACGGCACCGAGGCGCCCGCCCACCAGATCGCCGCCACCGCGGAGTAA
- a CDS encoding thiazole synthase — protein MFYGTELRSRLMLGTAQYPSPRILREAIAASGAEVITVSLRREGEGGGAFRDLLKDSGCRLLPNTAGCHSVREAVTTAQMAREVFGTSWIKLEVIGHADTLQPDPFALVEAARILCAEGFEVFPYTTEDLIVGEKLIEAGCRVLMPWGAPIGSGQGLRHLAALRSMRAHFPDVPLVIDAGIGAPSQAALAMEMGFDAVLLNTAVAKAVDPVAMARAFGQAVAAGRDAHLAGLMPARDMAVASTPIFGMAELL, from the coding sequence ATGTTCTATGGCACGGAATTGCGAAGCCGGCTGATGCTCGGCACCGCGCAATACCCTTCGCCCCGGATCCTGCGCGAGGCCATCGCCGCCTCGGGCGCGGAGGTCATCACGGTCTCGCTGCGCCGCGAAGGGGAGGGCGGCGGGGCGTTCCGCGACCTCCTGAAGGACAGCGGCTGTCGCCTGCTGCCCAACACCGCCGGATGCCACAGCGTGCGCGAGGCGGTGACCACCGCGCAGATGGCGCGCGAGGTGTTCGGCACGAGCTGGATCAAGCTCGAGGTGATCGGCCATGCCGACACGCTGCAACCCGATCCCTTCGCACTGGTGGAGGCCGCGCGCATCCTCTGTGCCGAGGGGTTCGAGGTCTTCCCCTACACGACCGAGGACCTGATCGTCGGTGAGAAACTGATCGAGGCGGGGTGCCGGGTTCTGATGCCCTGGGGCGCGCCCATCGGGTCGGGGCAGGGGCTGCGCCATCTCGCGGCGCTGCGCTCCATGCGGGCGCATTTCCCCGATGTGCCGCTGGTGATCGACGCCGGCATCGGTGCCCCCTCGCAGGCGGCGCTCGCGATGGAGATGGGCTTCGACGCGGTGCTGCTGAACACCGCCGTGGCGAAGGCGGTCGATCCCGTCGCCATGGCGCGCGCCTTCGGGCAGGCCGTCGCGGCGGGGCGGGACGCGCATCTCGCCGGGCTGATGCCCGCGCGCGACATGGCGGTCGCCTCCACCCCGATCTTCGGCATGGCGGAGCTTCTGTGA
- a CDS encoding FAD-dependent oxidoreductase, translating to MISVLGCGVVGLCAATALAEAGHEVEVIAPDDAPAPASHLAGGMLAPFCEGESAPDLVVTRGQAAVDWWVGHVAGVERRGTLVLAPPRDAVELDRFARATRGHRWIVPETLEPELSGRFARGLFFAGEAHLDPRAALDDLRQRLLSRGVPFGAGAPRGRIVDCRGIAAADRLPDLRAVRGEMVEVMAPEVALTRTVRLIHPRFPCYIVPRGAGRFMIGATMVESARSGPVTARAVMELLSAAWTVHPAFAEAELIATGAGLRPAFPDNLPAIRRAGDRIHVNGMYRHGFLMAPVLATDLAAIMTEEMTHAH from the coding sequence ATGATCTCCGTCTTGGGATGTGGCGTGGTCGGGCTTTGCGCCGCGACCGCGCTCGCGGAGGCGGGGCATGAGGTCGAGGTGATCGCCCCCGACGACGCCCCGGCGCCGGCCTCGCATCTCGCGGGCGGGATGCTCGCGCCCTTCTGCGAGGGCGAGAGCGCGCCCGATCTCGTGGTCACGCGGGGGCAGGCCGCCGTGGACTGGTGGGTTGGGCATGTGGCCGGGGTGGAGCGGCGCGGGACGCTCGTCCTCGCCCCGCCGCGGGACGCGGTCGAACTCGACCGTTTCGCCCGTGCGACGCGCGGCCATCGCTGGATCGTGCCGGAGACGCTCGAACCCGAGCTGTCGGGCCGTTTCGCGCGCGGGCTGTTCTTTGCCGGGGAGGCGCATCTCGACCCCCGCGCCGCCCTCGACGACTTGCGCCAGCGCCTGCTGTCGCGGGGCGTGCCCTTCGGTGCCGGCGCGCCGCGCGGCCGGATCGTCGACTGTCGCGGCATCGCAGCCGCCGACCGGCTTCCCGACCTGCGGGCCGTGCGGGGCGAGATGGTCGAGGTGATGGCGCCCGAGGTCGCGCTCACCCGCACCGTGCGCCTCATCCATCCGCGCTTCCCCTGCTACATCGTGCCGCGCGGCGCGGGGCGTTTCATGATCGGGGCGACGATGGTCGAAAGCGCGCGCTCTGGTCCGGTCACCGCGCGTGCCGTGATGGAACTGCTCTCCGCCGCCTGGACCGTCCACCCGGCTTTCGCGGAGGCCGAACTGATCGCCACGGGCGCGGGCCTGCGCCCGGCCTTTCCCGACAACCTTCCCGCGATCCGGCGCGCGGGCGACCGCATCCATGTGAACGGGATGTATCGCCACGGCTTCCTGATGGCGCCCGTGCTGGCGACGGATCTGGCGGCGATCATGACCGAGGAGATGACCCATGCGCATTGA
- a CDS encoding HesA/MoeB/ThiF family protein yields the protein MNAPDRYARQTVLPEIGAEGQARLAAGRVLVVGAGGLGAHLLPLLAGAGVGHLRVVDPDVVEESNLHRQTLYRMSDLGQPKAAVAADSLAALNPECEVVPRVLRLDPLSARAEAAGMDLVIDAADSFAVTYALSDLCHATGTPLVSASVLARAGYAGGFCGGAPSVRAVFPDLPARAQNCATGGVMGPVVATLGALQAQMALAVLLGHAPSPLGQILTVDLASWRLGGFRFDTAPEPEAVAPEILSPAQIGTGDLVIDLREVPGPAPRPASGQRVVFVCSTGLRAWRAAQALRAQGHPRVAVIGDGG from the coding sequence ATGAACGCCCCGGACCGCTACGCCCGCCAGACCGTGCTGCCGGAGATCGGTGCGGAGGGCCAGGCGCGGCTCGCCGCCGGGCGCGTGCTCGTTGTCGGGGCGGGCGGGCTTGGCGCGCATCTGCTGCCGCTTCTCGCCGGGGCGGGGGTGGGCCATCTGCGCGTGGTCGATCCCGATGTGGTCGAGGAGTCCAACCTGCACCGCCAGACGCTCTACCGCATGTCCGATCTCGGCCAGCCGAAGGCCGCGGTCGCCGCGGACAGCCTCGCCGCGCTCAATCCCGAATGCGAGGTCGTGCCGCGCGTCCTCCGGCTCGATCCGCTCTCGGCGCGGGCGGAGGCCGCCGGGATGGACCTGGTGATCGACGCCGCCGACAGCTTTGCCGTCACCTATGCGCTCTCCGATCTCTGCCATGCGACCGGCACGCCGCTCGTCAGCGCCTCCGTGCTTGCCCGCGCGGGCTATGCCGGGGGCTTCTGCGGCGGCGCGCCGAGCGTCCGGGCGGTCTTTCCCGACCTGCCGGCGCGGGCGCAGAACTGTGCCACGGGCGGTGTCATGGGGCCGGTGGTCGCGACATTGGGCGCGCTTCAGGCGCAGATGGCGCTCGCCGTCCTGCTCGGGCATGCACCCTCGCCGCTCGGCCAGATCCTGACGGTGGATCTCGCCTCCTGGCGGCTCGGCGGGTTCCGCTTCGACACCGCGCCGGAACCGGAGGCTGTGGCGCCGGAGATCCTGTCCCCGGCCCAGATCGGCACCGGCGATCTGGTGATCGACCTGCGCGAGGTGCCGGGGCCGGCGCCGCGGCCCGCGTCCGGCCAGCGGGTCGTCTTCGTCTGTTCCACGGGGCTCCGGGCCTGGCGCGCGGCGCAGGCGCTGCGGGCGCAGGGACATCCGCGCGTGGCCGTCATCGGAGACGGCGGATGA
- a CDS encoding DHA2 family efflux MFS transporter permease subunit, translating to MAEDMAEEPQLTPRRVVAFLVMVFGMFMAILDIQIVSASLTDIQAGLGASPDEISWVQTSYLIAEVIMIPLSGFLARMMSTRILFTLAAGGFTLASFLCATSTSINEMILWRALQGFIGGGMIPSVFTAAYTIFPASRRNIVSPIIGLIATLAPTIGPTVGGYLSHAFSWHWLFLVNVVPGVLVTLAAFALIDFDEPDWKLFDRFDWIGLGALAAFLGGLEYVLEEGPGNDWLADETVAALAVVMVIGGIVSFYRAFTRDEPIVDLSAFGNSNFAVGSLFSFVMGIGLYGLTYLYPLYLAQIRGYDSLMIGETVFVSGLAMFFSAPLAGILASKIDLRVMLLIGFLGFASSTWMLTGMTAEWDFRELFWPQVLRGMSLMLCMVPINNLALGTLAPEKMKGGSGLYNLMRNLGGAVGLAIINTLLTNRGDLHYARLAEHVSWANPEAVDQLDMMARNLTAQGVEGQAGALAQMAGRLQQQATVMSFADVFYLLAMLFALLAAAALLMKTPPADKEVAAH from the coding sequence ATGGCCGAAGACATGGCCGAAGAGCCGCAGCTCACGCCCCGCCGCGTCGTCGCGTTCCTCGTGATGGTCTTCGGCATGTTCATGGCGATCCTCGACATCCAGATCGTCTCCGCCTCTCTCACCGACATCCAGGCCGGGCTCGGCGCCAGCCCGGACGAGATCAGCTGGGTCCAGACCAGCTATCTGATCGCCGAGGTCATCATGATCCCGCTGTCGGGGTTCCTCGCGCGGATGATGTCGACGCGGATCCTGTTCACCCTCGCCGCGGGCGGCTTCACCCTCGCGAGCTTCCTCTGCGCCACCTCCACCTCGATCAACGAGATGATCCTGTGGCGCGCGCTCCAGGGATTCATCGGCGGGGGGATGATCCCCTCGGTCTTCACCGCCGCCTACACGATCTTCCCCGCCTCACGGCGCAACATCGTCTCGCCGATCATCGGGCTCATCGCGACGCTCGCGCCGACGATCGGCCCAACGGTCGGCGGCTATCTCAGCCATGCGTTTTCCTGGCACTGGCTCTTCCTCGTGAACGTCGTGCCCGGCGTCCTCGTCACGCTCGCCGCCTTCGCGCTGATCGACTTCGACGAGCCCGACTGGAAGCTCTTCGACCGGTTCGACTGGATCGGCCTCGGCGCGCTCGCGGCCTTCCTCGGCGGGCTCGAATACGTGCTCGAGGAAGGGCCGGGCAACGACTGGCTCGCCGATGAAACCGTGGCGGCGCTGGCCGTCGTGATGGTGATCGGCGGCATCGTCAGCTTCTACCGCGCCTTCACCCGCGACGAGCCGATCGTGGACCTGTCGGCCTTCGGCAACTCCAACTTCGCGGTCGGCTCGCTCTTTTCCTTCGTCATGGGGATCGGCCTCTACGGCCTGACCTATCTCTATCCGCTCTATCTCGCGCAGATCCGCGGCTACGACAGCCTCATGATCGGGGAGACCGTCTTCGTCTCCGGCCTCGCCATGTTCTTCTCCGCGCCGCTCGCCGGGATCCTCGCCTCGAAGATCGACCTGCGGGTGATGCTGCTGATCGGCTTTCTGGGCTTCGCCTCCTCGACATGGATGCTCACCGGCATGACGGCGGAGTGGGATTTCCGCGAACTGTTCTGGCCGCAGGTGCTGCGCGGCATGTCGCTCATGCTCTGCATGGTGCCGATCAACAACCTCGCGCTCGGCACGCTCGCCCCGGAGAAGATGAAGGGCGGATCGGGCCTCTACAACCTGATGCGCAACCTTGGCGGCGCGGTCGGGCTCGCCATCATCAACACGCTGCTCACCAACCGCGGGGACCTGCATTACGCGCGGCTCGCGGAACATGTGAGCTGGGCCAATCCCGAGGCGGTCGATCAGCTCGACATGATGGCGCGGAACCTGACGGCGCAGGGGGTGGAGGGCCAGGCGGGCGCGCTCGCCCAGATGGCCGGCCGGTTGCAGCAGCAGGCCACCGTCATGTCCTTTGCCGACGTGTTCTACCTTCTCGCGATGCTCTTCGCGCTGCTCGCGGCGGCCGCGCTCCTCATGAAGACACCGCCGGCGGACAAGGAGGTCGCGGCGCATTGA
- a CDS encoding thiamine phosphate synthase: MALDPFYLIVGHVGQLERLVPLGVRLVQLRIKDQPEAEVARQIRRARDFCAVHRAQLVVNDHWKTALDLRCTFVHLGQEDMDEADFAALRRAGVRYGLSTHDEAELDRALALDPAYVALGPVYPTLLKKMKWGPQGLDRVRAWKEAAGQVPLVGIGGLTPERLPGVFAAGADSAAVVTDIQQAEDPEVRCAEWIAATEAWR, encoded by the coding sequence ATGGCGCTCGATCCGTTTTATCTCATCGTCGGCCATGTCGGGCAGCTCGAACGGCTCGTGCCGCTCGGCGTGCGCCTCGTGCAATTGCGGATCAAGGATCAGCCGGAGGCGGAAGTCGCCCGCCAGATCCGCCGCGCCCGCGATTTCTGCGCCGTGCATCGCGCGCAGCTCGTGGTGAACGACCACTGGAAGACCGCGCTGGACCTGCGCTGCACGTTCGTCCATCTCGGACAGGAGGACATGGACGAGGCCGATTTCGCCGCCCTGCGCCGGGCGGGCGTGCGCTATGGCCTTTCGACCCATGACGAGGCGGAACTGGACCGCGCCCTCGCGCTCGATCCCGCCTATGTCGCGCTCGGCCCGGTCTATCCGACGCTCCTGAAGAAGATGAAATGGGGGCCGCAGGGCCTCGACCGCGTTCGCGCCTGGAAGGAGGCCGCCGGGCAGGTGCCGCTCGTCGGCATCGGCGGCCTCACGCCGGAGCGCCTGCCGGGCGTGTTCGCGGCCGGCGCCGACAGCGCCGCGGTGGTGACCGATATCCAGCAGGCCGAGGATCCCGAAGTGCGCTGTGCGGAGTGGATCGCGGCGACGGAGGCCTGGCGATGA
- the thiC gene encoding phosphomethylpyrimidine synthase ThiC, whose protein sequence is MKDTIPTITTGGLPASRKIYVQGESHDIRVPMREIAVTGEAPLTVYDSSGPYTDPEAEIDIARGLPEVRGGWLQARGDVEEYEGREITDADNGFASGARLTPAFPVRRAPLRAVGDRAVTQLAYARAGIVTPEMEFVAIRENEGRMEAYRRDGEAFGAELPDLVTPEFVRREIAEGRAIIPANINHRELEPMIIGRNFKVKINANIGNSAVTSSMEEEVEKMVWAIRWGGDTVMDLSTGRNIHNIRDWILRNSPVPIGTVPLYQALEKVGGIAEDLTWEIFRDTLIEQAEQGVDYFTIHAGVRLHMIPMTAKRVTGIVSRGGSIMAKWCLHHHRESFLYEHFDEICDICRRYDVSFSLGDGLRPGSIADANDEAQFAELRTLGELTRIAWAKDCQVMIEGPGHVPMHKIKANMDEQLKHCHEAPFYTLGPLTTDIAPGYDHITSAIGAAMIGWFGTAMLCYVTPKEHLGLPDRDDVKTGVITYKLAAHAADLAKGHPGAQMRDDALSRARFEFRWEDQFNLGLDPDTAREMHDETMPKEAHKVAHFCSMCGPKFCSMRISHDIRAEAEKREGMEAMAAKFREGGELYVPSAEEPAE, encoded by the coding sequence ATGAAAGATACGATCCCGACGATCACCACCGGCGGCCTGCCCGCCTCCCGCAAGATCTACGTTCAGGGCGAGAGCCACGACATCCGCGTGCCGATGCGCGAGATCGCCGTGACCGGCGAGGCGCCGCTCACCGTCTACGACAGCTCCGGCCCCTACACAGACCCGGAGGCGGAGATCGACATCGCCAGGGGGCTGCCCGAGGTGCGCGGCGGCTGGCTCCAGGCGCGCGGGGATGTGGAAGAATACGAAGGCCGCGAGATCACGGATGCCGACAACGGCTTTGCCTCCGGCGCACGCCTGACCCCCGCCTTCCCCGTCCGCCGCGCGCCGCTGCGTGCCGTGGGGGACCGCGCGGTGACGCAGCTCGCCTATGCCCGCGCCGGCATCGTCACGCCGGAGATGGAATTCGTCGCCATCCGGGAAAACGAAGGCAGGATGGAGGCGTATCGGCGCGATGGCGAGGCCTTCGGGGCCGAGCTTCCCGACCTCGTGACGCCGGAATTCGTGCGCCGCGAGATCGCCGAAGGCCGGGCCATCATCCCCGCCAACATCAATCACCGCGAGCTGGAGCCGATGATCATCGGCCGCAATTTCAAGGTGAAGATCAACGCCAATATCGGCAATTCCGCCGTCACCTCCTCGATGGAGGAGGAGGTGGAGAAAATGGTCTGGGCGATCCGCTGGGGCGGCGATACGGTGATGGACCTGTCCACCGGCCGTAACATCCACAACATCCGCGACTGGATCCTGCGCAATTCGCCGGTGCCGATCGGGACCGTGCCGCTCTACCAGGCGCTCGAAAAGGTCGGAGGGATCGCCGAGGACCTGACCTGGGAGATCTTCCGCGACACGCTGATCGAACAGGCCGAGCAGGGGGTGGATTACTTCACCATCCACGCCGGGGTGCGCCTTCACATGATCCCGATGACCGCGAAGCGGGTGACGGGGATCGTCTCGCGCGGCGGCTCGATCATGGCGAAATGGTGCCTGCACCATCACCGCGAGAGCTTCCTCTACGAGCATTTCGACGAGATCTGCGACATCTGCCGCCGCTACGACGTGAGCTTCAGCCTCGGCGACGGGCTGCGCCCCGGCTCCATCGCGGATGCCAACGACGAGGCGCAATTCGCGGAGCTGCGCACGCTGGGCGAGCTGACCAGGATCGCCTGGGCGAAGGACTGTCAGGTGATGATCGAGGGGCCGGGCCATGTGCCGATGCACAAGATCAAGGCCAATATGGACGAGCAGTTGAAGCATTGCCACGAGGCGCCGTTCTACACGCTCGGGCCGCTCACGACCGACATCGCGCCGGGCTACGACCACATCACCTCCGCCATCGGGGCGGCGATGATCGGCTGGTTCGGCACGGCGATGCTGTGCTACGTGACGCCCAAGGAGCACCTCGGCCTGCCCGACCGCGATGACGTGAAGACCGGCGTCATCACCTACAAGCTCGCCGCCCATGCCGCCGATCTCGCGAAGGGCCATCCCGGCGCACAGATGCGCGACGACGCGCTCAGCCGCGCGCGGTTCGAATTCCGTTGGGAAGACCAGTTCAACCTCGGCCTCGACCCGGACACCGCGCGGGAGATGCACGACGAGACCATGCCGAAGGAGGCGCATAAGGTCGCGCATTTCTGTTCGATGTGCGGGCCGAAATTCTGCTCCATGCGGATCAGCCACGACATCCGCGCCGAGGCCGAGAAACGCGAGGGGATGGAGGCCATGGCCGCGAAATTCCGCGAGGGGGGCGAGCTTTATGTTCCCTCTGCGGAGGAGCCGGCGGAATGA
- the thiS gene encoding sulfur carrier protein ThiS, with protein MRIELNGTIEQTEAATLADLVAERGFDAASVATAFEGVFVPRPEREATLLAEGSKVEVLSPMQGG; from the coding sequence ATGCGCATTGAACTGAACGGAACCATCGAGCAGACGGAAGCGGCGACGCTGGCCGATCTCGTGGCGGAGCGGGGGTTCGACGCCGCCTCCGTCGCCACCGCCTTCGAGGGCGTGTTCGTGCCGCGCCCCGAACGCGAGGCCACGCTGCTCGCCGAGGGGTCGAAGGTCGAGGTGCTTTCCCCGATGCAGGGGGGCTGA
- the thiD gene encoding bifunctional hydroxymethylpyrimidine kinase/phosphomethylpyrimidine kinase, with the protein MNAPVLFVGGLDSSGGAGILRDCATAAELGAPARVAATAVTAQTDQAVSALHPVPSETVVAQIAAAGAVGAVKLGMLGAAEIVAAVARSLPETPLVIDPVLRSSSGRDLLDPAGRAALVELLVPRCDLLTPNLPELGALGRHLGTAGESATVEALMRRGCRAVLVKGGHAAGGAVVEDRLHRPGMPVQRFCAPRVDATLRGTGCQLASAVAVHLSRAVPPAEAVGRAKAQMQRRFEAAARPATSLNAPRPPCPPAVSS; encoded by the coding sequence ATGAACGCTCCGGTCCTCTTCGTCGGCGGGCTGGATTCGAGCGGCGGCGCCGGGATCCTGCGGGACTGTGCGACGGCGGCGGAGCTCGGCGCGCCCGCGCGGGTCGCCGCCACCGCCGTGACGGCCCAGACGGACCAGGCGGTGAGCGCGCTGCACCCGGTGCCGTCGGAGACCGTCGTCGCGCAGATCGCCGCCGCCGGGGCGGTCGGCGCGGTGAAGCTCGGGATGCTCGGCGCGGCGGAGATCGTGGCGGCGGTGGCACGCTCCCTGCCCGAGACGCCGCTCGTGATCGACCCGGTGCTGCGGTCGAGCTCCGGGCGCGATCTTCTCGACCCGGCGGGCCGTGCGGCGCTGGTCGAGCTGCTCGTGCCGCGCTGCGACCTGCTGACGCCGAACCTGCCGGAACTCGGCGCGCTGGGCCGGCACCTCGGGACCGCCGGGGAGAGCGCCACGGTGGAGGCGCTGATGCGCCGCGGCTGCCGTGCGGTTCTGGTGAAGGGCGGCCATGCGGCAGGGGGCGCGGTGGTCGAGGACCGGCTCCACCGGCCCGGTATGCCGGTGCAACGGTTTTGCGCGCCGCGTGTCGATGCGACCCTGCGCGGGACGGGATGTCAGCTCGCCAGCGCCGTCGCCGTGCACCTGTCGCGCGCGGTTCCGCCGGCCGAGGCGGTGGGGCGGGCGAAGGCACAGATGCAGCGGCGGTTCGAGGCGGCGGCACGTCCCGCCACGTCGCTCAATGCGCCGCGACCTCCTTGTCCGCCGGCGGTGTCTTCATGA
- a CDS encoding TetR/AcrR family transcriptional regulator C-terminal domain-containing protein: MTNGPPPSTSAGRRRHAAGADPDKRDRILDGAAEVFFERGFDGASMNDICRAAGVSKGTLYVYFADKVDLFSAIVARERDRHFAGMRVILDGEAPIGEKLAGFARHLVAILCSERVLKAQRIVLGAVEKMPELGARFFTGGATQTQGQLRAFLEREVAAGRLRIEDPELASAQFVELATAGLWRPRLFGKIREAPDPAELDRVVSSAVHLFLARYGTGEDRASV; this comes from the coding sequence ATGACCAACGGACCTCCGCCGAGCACATCCGCAGGCCGCCGCCGCCACGCCGCCGGCGCCGATCCCGACAAGCGCGACCGGATTCTCGACGGTGCCGCCGAAGTCTTTTTCGAGCGCGGCTTCGACGGGGCGAGCATGAACGACATCTGCCGCGCGGCAGGCGTCTCCAAGGGCACGCTCTACGTCTATTTCGCGGACAAGGTCGACCTCTTCAGCGCCATCGTCGCGCGCGAGCGGGACCGGCATTTCGCCGGGATGCGCGTGATCCTCGACGGTGAGGCCCCGATCGGGGAGAAGCTCGCGGGCTTCGCCCGGCACCTCGTCGCGATCCTCTGTTCCGAGCGGGTGTTGAAGGCGCAGCGGATCGTCCTCGGCGCGGTCGAGAAAATGCCCGAACTCGGTGCCCGGTTCTTCACTGGCGGGGCGACGCAGACGCAGGGCCAGTTGCGCGCCTTCCTCGAGCGGGAGGTGGCGGCGGGGCGGCTCCGGATCGAGGATCCCGAACTGGCGAGCGCGCAATTCGTCGAACTCGCCACTGCGGGCCTCTGGCGACCGCGCCTGTTCGGCAAGATCCGCGAGGCGCCGGATCCCGCAGAGCTGGACAGGGTCGTCTCGAGTGCCGTGCACCTGTTCCTCGCCCGCTACGGCACCGGGGAGGACCGCGCGTCCGTCTAG
- a CDS encoding isopenicillin N synthase family dioxygenase, translating into MIPVLNWQLFVTGKDPDAFTASLGAACRTNGIFLLSDHGIPRGLLAEVREASDAFFALPEAEKSQLDIRRSKANRGWAGVGVEITRAHLRKESFSMGLDLTPEDPRVLAGEPFRAPNLWPEIDTFRDAMRDYYKEMLGLGRFLLKAVERDLELPAGFFQPHFSEPMATLRLSHYHGTPPAELSPEARQGPAQTDYGSLTVVLTDGASGLQVLTPRGEWVDLPEIPGTLAVLVGDCLMRWSNDQYRAAAHRILTPETPRRLAAFYLDPNPDSLIAPLPRMGPPNYAPVRAADYLRARLDETYLSAEAAQ; encoded by the coding sequence ATGATACCGGTACTCAATTGGCAGCTTTTCGTCACCGGCAAGGATCCGGACGCCTTCACGGCAAGTCTTGGCGCCGCCTGCCGCACCAATGGCATCTTTCTCCTGTCCGATCACGGCATACCGCGCGGGTTGCTCGCAGAGGTGCGGGAGGCGTCCGACGCCTTCTTCGCCCTGCCCGAGGCGGAGAAGTCGCAGCTCGACATCCGCCGCTCGAAGGCAAATCGCGGTTGGGCGGGGGTCGGGGTGGAGATCACGCGGGCCCACCTGCGCAAGGAAAGTTTCAGCATGGGGCTCGACCTCACGCCGGAGGATCCGCGGGTGCTGGCGGGGGAGCCGTTCCGCGCGCCGAACCTCTGGCCCGAGATCGACACGTTCCGCGACGCGATGCGAGACTACTACAAGGAGATGCTGGGCCTTGGGCGGTTCCTGCTGAAGGCGGTGGAGCGGGATCTCGAGCTTCCCGCGGGGTTTTTCCAGCCGCATTTCTCCGAGCCGATGGCGACGCTGCGCCTGTCGCACTACCACGGCACGCCGCCCGCCGAGCTTTCGCCCGAGGCGCGGCAGGGGCCGGCGCAGACGGATTACGGCTCGCTCACCGTCGTGCTCACGGATGGTGCGTCCGGGCTTCAGGTCCTGACGCCGCGCGGGGAGTGGGTCGACCTGCCGGAGATCCCCGGCACGCTCGCGGTGCTCGTGGGGGATTGCCTCATGCGCTGGTCGAACGACCAGTATCGTGCGGCCGCGCACCGGATCCTGACGCCCGAGACCCCGCGCCGGCTTGCCGCCTTCTACCTCGATCCGAACCCGGACAGCCTGATTGCCCCGCTGCCGCGGATGGGACCGCCGAACTACGCGCCCGTCCGCGCCGCCGACTATCTGCGCGCACGGCTCGACGAGACCTATCTGTCCGCCGAGGCCGCGCAATAA